In Euphorbia lathyris chromosome 10, ddEupLath1.1, whole genome shotgun sequence, the DNA window CAACCATggccgccgccgccgccgccgctAATTTCGCCAAGAGGTAAGCGTATCTTCCTTTTTCTCCTAAATCATCACAAAATCAACTTAATCCAACTCAAAATCTGTTTGAATTTGACAATTAAAATCATCTCCACTTGAATCAATCCAGGTTACAGGGAAAGGTCGCGTTAATAACCGGAGGCGCAAGCGGAATCGGCGAAGAAACGGCAAGACTCTTCGCACGAAACGGCGCCAAAGTCATAATCGCCGACGTACAATCCGAGAGTAAAGGCAAACATCTCTCAGAGGAAATCAGATCTGAATCAGGACAACAAACAACTTACATCCAGTGCGATGTAACAAAAGAATCCGACGTCGAAAAAGCGGTAAACGCTGCCGTTTCAATGCACGGAAAACTCGATATAATGTACAACAACGCAGGAATCACAGGTAAATACGACACAAACATATTAGAAATCGATGTGGAAGATTTCAGGAGAGTCCTAGACATAAATCTCACCGGAGCTTTCCTCGGAGCGAAACACGCGGCGAGAGTAATGATTCCGAAGAAGAGAGGGAGTATTCTGTTTACATCGAGTATAGCTTCGGTGACTAATGGTGGAATGCCGCAAGGTTATACGGCTTCGAAACATGGAGTTGTGGGATTAATGCATAATTTGACGGTGGAATTGGGGAAACATGGAATTAGAGTTAATTGTGTTTCGCCGGCGGGAGTCCCGACGGCTACGGCAGCTAAAGCTGCCGGAGTTGATGTGTCGGAGATTCAGAAAGGGTTTTATAGTATGGCGAATCTGAAAGAGGTGAATTTAGATGCAAGGGATATAGCAGAGGCGGCTATGTTTTTGGGGAGTGATGAATCTAAGTATGTGAGTGGTGTTAATTTGGTTGTTGATGGTGGCTTTAATTTGAGATCTGCTATGGCTGATTagagtttttgttttttttgtgctatttggaataatttagTTGCTAAATTTGCAACTTTTAATTAAATCATCATTTATTTGTTACAATTATTGAATTCCAATAATAATAAGGGTAAAAATGCTCTTCGCTGCAAACGTTACAATATGTAAAAATGCTCCTAACGTTTATAGACAAcaataattttacttttaacgtttaaaattgtacaattttatccttacGTTGGCAGTTAATAGCAAGTTGAgttaatttcagatattattcaTCAAATGTGCGTCATTCatccaacttgtcaacgttaagCCAAAATTGCTCTTCGCTgcaaacgttaagggtaaaattgtatcattttagacgttaggggtaaaattgcttctataGGTAAACATTAtgagtatttttgcatcttatccctTATTTGTTTTAAGGCTTATGTCTCAGCTAAATTATGTTTCCACATTTAGCCAAAGACCATTAATTTCGTTATGGACgactttatttaacttttcagTTCGAGTTTGGATGACAGGCGTTATTAAGGAATTCAACCAACTGACGTGGATATTTTGACTTCCACATAG includes these proteins:
- the LOC136210005 gene encoding short chain aldehyde dehydrogenase 1-like, which produces MAAAAAAANFAKRLQGKVALITGGASGIGEETARLFARNGAKVIIADVQSESKGKHLSEEIRSESGQQTTYIQCDVTKESDVEKAVNAAVSMHGKLDIMYNNAGITGKYDTNILEIDVEDFRRVLDINLTGAFLGAKHAARVMIPKKRGSILFTSSIASVTNGGMPQGYTASKHGVVGLMHNLTVELGKHGIRVNCVSPAGVPTATAAKAAGVDVSEIQKGFYSMANLKEVNLDARDIAEAAMFLGSDESKYVSGVNLVVDGGFNLRSAMAD